A window of Chitinispirillales bacterium ANBcel5 contains these coding sequences:
- a CDS encoding YafY family protein, with amino-acid sequence MRIDRLLAIVIMFLSRRKVTAQQVAERFDISVRTAYRDIEALNSAGIPIVSCQGSGGGYSLMENYKIDRQLFTLDDMLSIIAAFKGINATFSHKHFELLIEKIDSLISPENKHRLSKRSEPLVFDMSPWGPQDNQLNRCMQELYEAIIKNLLVEFSYYPPFKPVSQRTVEPLTILCKSFSWYLFAFCRLRNEYRIFKLKRIRGFNVLKEHFSPRDVSCKEVLINDQKNAQEVSLLLRFSPSKRLLVEEYFPARLIETQHDGSLLVCAAMPEDEWLYGMILSFGPDVEVIEPCHIRSVIATKAANIKKIYQT; translated from the coding sequence GTGCGGATAGATCGATTACTTGCTATTGTTATAATGTTTCTAAGCAGGCGCAAAGTTACTGCTCAACAGGTCGCGGAGCGATTCGACATATCTGTGCGTACGGCTTATCGCGATATTGAGGCATTGAATTCGGCAGGCATTCCTATCGTATCCTGCCAGGGATCAGGTGGTGGATACAGCCTGATGGAAAATTACAAAATAGATCGTCAGTTGTTTACTCTTGATGATATGCTGTCAATTATTGCGGCCTTTAAAGGAATAAACGCGACCTTTTCACATAAGCACTTTGAGCTTCTTATAGAGAAGATAGATAGTCTTATTTCTCCCGAAAACAAGCACCGGTTAAGTAAACGAAGCGAGCCACTTGTTTTTGATATGAGTCCCTGGGGCCCTCAGGATAACCAATTAAACAGGTGTATGCAGGAGCTTTATGAGGCGATAATTAAAAACTTGCTTGTTGAGTTTTCTTACTACCCCCCTTTTAAACCTGTTAGCCAGCGAACGGTAGAACCGCTTACGATCTTATGTAAGTCATTCTCCTGGTATCTTTTCGCGTTTTGTCGTTTAAGAAACGAGTACCGTATTTTTAAACTCAAACGTATCAGGGGGTTTAACGTGCTTAAAGAGCATTTTTCACCCCGCGACGTTTCCTGTAAAGAGGTACTGATCAATGATCAGAAAAATGCACAGGAAGTATCTTTGCTTCTGCGCTTCAGTCCCTCAAAACGGCTGCTGGTTGAGGAGTATTTTCCTGCCCGGCTCATAGAGACGCAGCATGATGGTTCTTTGCTGGTTTGCGCCGCGATGCCTGAGGATGAGTGGTTGTATGGAATGATTTTAAGCTTTGGCCCCGATGTTGAAGTAATAGAACCTTGCCACATACGATCAGTTATTGCTACTAAAGCCGCCAATATAAAAAAAATATACCAAACCTGA